Below is a window of Streptomyces sp. WMMB303 DNA.
CCTGGTCCGTCGCCTCCCTCGGCGCCCCCCTGCTGGGCGGCGCCGTCATCGACCACTTCGGCGCCGACACCCTGTGGACCGCCAGCGCCGCAGTGGGCACCCTCGCCGCCCTCGGCTACGCGCTGCTGCTGCGCGGCATGCGAGCCGAACGTCCCACGGAGACGGTGCGCTCCCCCGCCGAGCCCGCCTCCGCGGGGCCCGCGTCCGCGGAGGCGCCGACGGCACCCCCGGAGCCAGCGGTCTGAGCGCACTTCGGGGTCGCGGCCTGCGCAGCCCTCGAGAGCGCAGGTACTGAAATTCCCCCGCCCCCGCCCCGGTTCCGGGAAGGGCGGGGGCCATCTGTCGTTGACCTACCGGTCGAGCTGACCGTCGACGACCGCGGAAACGAACGCGGACAGCTGATCGCGATTCACCAGCAACGCGGGCCCTTGGGGCGCCTTACTGTCCCGGATCGCGACCGTCTCGGCATCAACGATGCCGCACTCGACGCACTGCGCCCCACTGTCGCTGTACGAGGACGCCCACCAACGGGTGGGAAGAGCGGAGGCATCGTCAACATGCGTCATGTGTTCTTCCTTATCTGTGTAATCAGTTCCGCCGACGCCTCAACCGAGAGCGCTGCGGAGGTCAACCGCTGCCAAGCATCCCGGTGAGCGGCTACCTGCTCGCGTTCCTCGATGTACAGGGCCGAGGTCAAACCTTCGGTATGTACGACGTCGAGATCAGCATGAGAGCCGAACCCGAGAACGGTGAAGCTGCCCAGTTGTCCGACGTGCAGCGGCGCATCTGCGGGCAGCACCTGAACGTTCACGTTCGGGCGCCTACCCATCGCGAGGAGGCGGCTCAACTGCTCGTGCATCACTCCGTCAGCCTCGGAGGTGGACCGTAGAGCCTGCTCGGCGATGATGGCCCACAGCGCGAGCGGGTCCTCGCGCGTCAGGATGGCCTGTCGGGCGAGGCGCACCTCGACAAGCGCATCGACGCGAGCCTCGACCGCCTCAGACATGGCCGTCGCACGAATGATCTCGCGGGCGTACTCGCCGGTCTGGAGCAGACCGGGAATGACTCCGAGCTGCCACGAGGACACCGATTCCGCCTCAGCTTCGAGGCTGATCAGATCCTCGTAGACGGGCGACAGGACGCCTCGGTACGAGTGCCACCAGCCGCGGCGTGCGCCCTCCCGCGTGAGTGTCAGAAGTGCGGCACACACGTCGGGGTCGGACACCTCGTACAGGTCGAGCAGCGCTCTTACATCGTCGGGGCGCACGGCAGTGCGCGCTGTCTCGATGCGGCTCAACTTCGCAGCGTTGAATCGGCCGTCGCTGCGTTCGGCGACATCGTCGAGAGTCCATTCGCGCGCCTCCCGGTACTCGCGAAGCTTCGCGCCGAGTCGTCGGCGTCGCACCGTTGGCGCGCTCATTCGCTCCCCTCCCAGGTCGGGTGTTCAGTCTGCCCGTGCGGTGTTCGCTGACGCTACCCCGGGCCGGGACCCCCCGAGCAGGCATATGCAATCTTGCACGATCGAGTTGATCCTCTTGCATGAATTACTAGTCAAGGAGCACGCTATTCGTAACGGAGTGCACCCAGACCGCAACGGTGTGCACAGCGATGCTGCCTGCTCTCAGCAGGCAGGCACCTGACTGGAGCCACGATCTATGGCCGCACAGACCTACCGCATCGGCGTTTACGTCATCGACCGACGCACGGGCCGCCTCGGCCGTGTCATGGGGCAGGACGGGCCCCACCTCTTACTGCGGCCCCCGCGCGGCGGCACCGAATGGGACTGCCCGCCCGCTGCGGCACGGCTCGCCACCCAGGCCGAGTGCCACGACGCAGGTATCACCGCCAACGGCACCCCGCGCGCACTCCGCCATGGCACCCGCTCGTGAAGCGCGGCACGCTCAGCGTCCAGCCCGGACGGTGCGCCTACTGCGAGACCGACCGGGACGAGACGGTTCAGGTCGCGGTCATCAAGTGCGGCTCCGGCTCCCCTCACGGCCTGCGCATGTGTCTCGCGCACGCCACTCAGTACGCCGTCACCCGCCAGGCTCCGCCGCACCTCGCCGACGAATTGGCGCACCTCTGGCGCGTGCGGGAAGAGCGGACCGAATGATGCGCAGCATCCGGCACCGCGTGATGACCACCTGCGGAATCGCCGGACCATTCCTCCTGCTCACGATCGGCTTCGGCACCGGCTTCACCGTCGCCGCCGCCCTCAGCAGCACCTCATGACTCCCGCCCGCGCCGGAGAGACGCCCCGCGGCACACCCCAGCACCGGCGGGCCGCTCCCCGGCCGACGGCAGTTTCTGACGTACATCGTCGTCGGCCGGGGCACACCAGCGCACCACCCATGGCGACCGACGGGTCAGGGTCGCGACACCTCTACCGGATCTACCGGAAGGCAGGAAGATGCACGCATTGCTCTCACATCCCCGGGAAGCGTTCCCGGTCGCGTCGCAACACGGGCGCATCCCGCACAGCAGTGCCCCGCCGAGCGGCGAGTACTCCCGCCCGTGGGTGCTGCGCTTCGCCCGCGTCCCCGATGCCGCGCAAGCGCTCGTGCGGCCCCCGGCGGTCTACGACAACGAGTTGCAGATGTCCCGCGGCCTGTACGACGGCCCGCTCCCCTGCATGCAGACCCACACCCCGACCGTCCCCGACGGCAGCCCTACGAACCCGCCGCCGCTGGACGAGGGCCCGAAGGACTGATGCCCTCATGCCCGCCGTGCTCGTGATCGCAGCGCAGGACGACTGGCCGACCGACCGCGTCGTCAAGGCACTCACGGACGGTGGTGCGGAGGTGTTCCGGATGGACACCGCGCAGTTCCCGCAAGAGCTGTCCCTCGCCGGGCGCATCGACGCCCGGCGAGGGTGGTCCGGCGGGCTCAGCACCGCACACCGCACCGTCGACCTGGCCGACATCTCCGCCGTCTACTACCGCGCCCCGAACCCCTTCGACCTGCCCGCCATGTCCGACCCCGAGCGCAGGTTCGCCGCCGCGCAGGCCCGCGCCGGTCTCGGCGGCATCATCACCGCACTCGACTGCCGCTGGATGTCCCATCCGGCCGCCATGTCCCGCGCGGAGTACAAGCCGCTCCAACTCGCCACCGCACGCACAGCCGGACTCACCGTGCCCGCAACGCTCATCACCAACAACCCGGCCGCCGTCCGCATGTTCGTCGGTGAGGTGGGAGGCCGGGCCGTCTGCAAGCCGGTGGCAACCCCTGTCTTCATCGAAGGCGATCAGCTCAAGACCGTCTACACCCGCCGTCTCTCCGCAGCGGATCTCGCCGATCTGCGGGGCATCGACACCACCGCGCACCTCTTCCAGGCATGGGTCGACAAGGCCCACGAAGTACGACTCACCGCCGTCGGCGAGCGGCTGTTCGCCGCTGAGATCCACGCCGCCGGCAGCGCTGGACACATCGACTGGCGCAGCGACTACGCCTCCCTCACCTACCAGGCCACCACGGTCCCGGACGCGACCGCAGAGGGCGTGCGACGGTACCTGCGCCGGCTCGACCTTCGGTTCGCCGCCTTCGACTTCGCCGTCACCCCGGACGGCACATGGACGTTCCTGGAAGCGAACCCGTGCGGACAGTGGGACTGGATCGAGCGCGCGACCGGCCTCCCCCTCGCCCAGGCCAACGCCGACGAACTGCAAGGAGCCGCATGAACGACTCGCCTGACAGCGCCCGCCCGCACAGGGAGGCTCTCGTCCACCAGCTCACCGCAGCGGGCGCGATCCGCACCCACCCCTGGGTCGACGCCTTCGCCGACGTTCCCCGCCATCTGTTCGTGCCCCGCTGGTACGAGCAGGAGGCCGACGCGCGCGGGATCACCGTCTGGCGTGAG
It encodes the following:
- a CDS encoding DUF397 domain-containing protein, yielding MTHVDDASALPTRWWASSYSDSGAQCVECGIVDAETVAIRDSKAPQGPALLVNRDQLSAFVSAVVDGQLDR
- a CDS encoding helix-turn-helix transcriptional regulator, whose amino-acid sequence is MSAPTVRRRRLGAKLREYREAREWTLDDVAERSDGRFNAAKLSRIETARTAVRPDDVRALLDLYEVSDPDVCAALLTLTREGARRGWWHSYRGVLSPVYEDLISLEAEAESVSSWQLGVIPGLLQTGEYAREIIRATAMSEAVEARVDALVEVRLARQAILTREDPLALWAIIAEQALRSTSEADGVMHEQLSRLLAMGRRPNVNVQVLPADAPLHVGQLGSFTVLGFGSHADLDVVHTEGLTSALYIEEREQVAAHRDAWQRLTSAALSVEASAELITQIRKNT
- the tgmA gene encoding putative ATP-grasp-modified RiPP — its product is MHALLSHPREAFPVASQHGRIPHSSAPPSGEYSRPWVLRFARVPDAAQALVRPPAVYDNELQMSRGLYDGPLPCMQTHTPTVPDGSPTNPPPLDEGPKD
- the tgmB gene encoding ATP-grasp ribosomal peptide maturase → MPAVLVIAAQDDWPTDRVVKALTDGGAEVFRMDTAQFPQELSLAGRIDARRGWSGGLSTAHRTVDLADISAVYYRAPNPFDLPAMSDPERRFAAAQARAGLGGIITALDCRWMSHPAAMSRAEYKPLQLATARTAGLTVPATLITNNPAAVRMFVGEVGGRAVCKPVATPVFIEGDQLKTVYTRRLSAADLADLRGIDTTAHLFQAWVDKAHEVRLTAVGERLFAAEIHAAGSAGHIDWRSDYASLTYQATTVPDATAEGVRRYLRRLDLRFAAFDFAVTPDGTWTFLEANPCGQWDWIERATGLPLAQANADELQGAA